GCTTTGGCACAAAAGCCTACGTCAACATTTTAGGAGAGAAAAAACCATGAGCAGTGAACCTATAGAACGCCGCGTATCATACCTTGGTGACCGCCTAAAGGGAAGCAGGTGCCAGATTTGCGGCAAGGAATACTTTGAAGTCCGTGACTACTGCAGTAACTGTGGCAGAAAAAGCTACGGGAAAATGGAAAGCAACGACCTCTTCTTCGAGAAAGGCACCCTTGAACTCGCCACGTTTATCAACGAACCCACCAACAAATTCATGAAGCTCTCGAACTTTGTCTACGGCATCGTTTCCTTTCATGATGGCAAAATCCGTGTTCCCGCACGCCTTACTGATCAACTTGCTTGCAGCGGGAAAGACATTGATTTAGCCAGTCTTGAAGGTCGAGAAGTTATCCCCCGCTTCCGCAGACGCTACTCCGTGGGCAAAAGTGATCTTGTGCCCACGATATCGTTAGCCTTTACCTTGGCTGATGAGTATTATCCGCATCAGGAATACAAGGTTGTGCAGCCCACTAAAAACTACGAGTTACCCGGCATCGTCGGTTACGGCGCTTATTCGTCGCGTTTCCGCATAAAAGACGGCGGCATAGAACGTGCGGTGCCCTTTATTGATGAGGACTCTGTGACTGCCGCTGTTGAAGCAGGCAAATTGGCTCTGATTAACTCAGGGTTGGATAGCGCGTGGATAGGCAAAGTCTACGCAGGTTCCGAATCAAACCCATACGCAGTTAAACCCATAGCCGCCAAGGTTGCGCAAGTCCTCAAACTCGGAGAGGAAGATGGCGATGTACAGGGTGTTGATGCAGTGGACACTGAATTCGCGTGCAAAGCGGCTTCGAGCATGTTCAAAGACGCTTGCGCATTGGTAAGTTATCCCAAGTCAGGCATTAATTACGCGATGGTTATTGGCGCCGACAACTCTCAGGCGGCTCCTCGTGGTTGCCCTGGAGGCGAATTGGACGCTTTTGTGGGATACGGCGGGGCAGCGTACATCTTTGGCAAACGCGATGTAATCGCGGAAGTTGAGGCATGGTATAGCTGTACCTCCGACACCCCAGACTTTTGGCGTCGTGACGGCGAACCCCATCCAAGCCACGGAGGCCGATTCACCGGCGACCCCGCCTATCATAAGCATGTTCGTAAAGCTGCGACCAAGCTTATGGAGAGCAACAACCTCAAAGCCAGCGACCTCAACTACTTCGTGCCGCACCAGCCGAACCCTGCGTTCCCGATGCGAATCGCCAAGGAACTCGGGTTTAAAGATGAGCAGTTTATGCCTGCGATTCAAATGACAAAATTCGGCAACACCTACAGCGGCGCATCCCTGATTGGGTTAGCCGCGGTTCTCGACATCGCAAAACCCGATGAGCGTATCTTGGTGACGAGTTATGGTTCAGGCGCAGGCAGCGACGCATATCTGCTTCGTACGACGAGTCAGTTGCTTGATAAACGCAGCCGCCAACGCATCACAGTCAAGTTCCAAGCCGACAACCCATTCATCGAATACATCGACTACACCACCTATCGACGACTAAAACAGGGCATGTAAGGGCGTTTTTGCCCAAAAATTTTTCTTTCTTTGTTTTTTTAGGTTCCTTCGTCTATGCTTTTCTTATAGAGGGCTTTGTCGATGGTACGTGTGGCGAGGTTGTGTTTGTTGGCGGTTTTGCGTAGGGCAGCGAGGAGTTTTAGGTAATTGGGGGTTTGGTAGAGGTTTGCGGTGGGGTTTCCAAGGATTGGTTTCCAGATACGGGTGTCAAAGACGCCGTAGTCCGCGGGGTCAAAGAAGGCTAAGATGATGCTGGCAAGCACGGGGTTGACGCCTTCAAGCATTGTTAGCGAGTTTAGGCGGTAGGCGTCGTCACAGTTGGGGAGGCTGAGCACTTGGCTTGTGATGCGACTGACTTTTTCGGGGTCGTTGCGAGCGACAAGTTCTTGGAGACGCTCTTTTTTATCGGGTTCATCGCGGTAGCGCCACTCCACCACAGCGGCTAAATCCGCAGGGGTGAGCTGCTTATTTTTGCGGAATTTTGCGCCTAATTCCCGTTCACGCTGCGCCAGCCAACCGTTGGCTTTGTCGTATTTGCGGCTCCAAAGTAAGAAATCAGCTTTATCCAACTAAATCACGCCAAAGATATGGAGGTCGTAGAATTTTTGTGTTTCCCGCCAACCCGACAGTATGAGACCTACCCCTCCCTTATATAAAGGGGGTATTTGACATATTTTGCAACAAATTATTGTGATAAAAATCTGCAAGAGCCAAAAATTGAGATAATAAGAAAAATTCAACAGGTGGTATCGGGTATATTTTTTAGATATCATTGGTTTATAAGCTGAAAACGACTAAAGGGTCTTTAGATAGAAGGGATGGTTTTCTTGGTAAATGAGGAGCATTATGCAGTTATAAAACAAGGGGCAGTAACGTGGAATAATTGGAGAGAAAGCAATTCTTCAGTTCAACCAGATCTTAGCGAAGCAGATCTTAGCAGAGCAAATATTAGCCAAGCAAAACTTAACGAAGTAAAACTAAGCGGAGCGAACCTCAATGAAGCAAACCTCACCGGGGCATACCTTGTAAGAGCAAACTTTGCTGGAGCTGACCTTAGAGACGCGGACCTTAGTGAGGCAAATCTAAGTGAGGCAAATCTT
The DNA window shown above is from Candidatus Bathyarchaeota archaeon and carries:
- a CDS encoding hydroxymethylglutaryl-CoA synthase, which produces MSSEPIERRVSYLGDRLKGSRCQICGKEYFEVRDYCSNCGRKSYGKMESNDLFFEKGTLELATFINEPTNKFMKLSNFVYGIVSFHDGKIRVPARLTDQLACSGKDIDLASLEGREVIPRFRRRYSVGKSDLVPTISLAFTLADEYYPHQEYKVVQPTKNYELPGIVGYGAYSSRFRIKDGGIERAVPFIDEDSVTAAVEAGKLALINSGLDSAWIGKVYAGSESNPYAVKPIAAKVAQVLKLGEEDGDVQGVDAVDTEFACKAASSMFKDACALVSYPKSGINYAMVIGADNSQAAPRGCPGGELDAFVGYGGAAYIFGKRDVIAEVEAWYSCTSDTPDFWRRDGEPHPSHGGRFTGDPAYHKHVRKAATKLMESNNLKASDLNYFVPHQPNPAFPMRIAKELGFKDEQFMPAIQMTKFGNTYSGASLIGLAAVLDIAKPDERILVTSYGSGAGSDAYLLRTTSQLLDKRSRQRITVKFQADNPFIEYIDYTTYRRLKQGM